The following proteins come from a genomic window of Candidatus Methylocalor cossyra:
- the mgtA gene encoding magnesium-translocating P-type ATPase, with amino-acid sequence MRVKSPPRLERTRDFTSQSLACVVSDLDASTAGLTQLDAERRRGVHGPNLLQRKARRTALVAFLSRFQNPLVLLLVTAGTVSAVVHEEASFVIIGVLVLASVTLDFIQEYRADRAAERLRASIADTARVVRDGRVAELPVADLVPGDVVLLAAGDRVPADGRLLEARDCFVNQALLTGEPYPVEKSVVEGPTGTDPEAARGAVFMGTAVLSGTARLLVCRTGKATRLGQIAESLHRKPPPTAFEQGTRQFGLLLMRITFLLVLFVLFVNTFFGRPWLETFLFAIALAVGLTPELLPMVVSVTLARGALRMAEKQVIVKRLAAIHDLGSMDVLCTDKTGTLTEARIRLEKHLDAEGRDSALVLELAYLNSYFETGLRSPLDQAILDHRELSVDGWRKIDEVPFDFERRRVSVLVDDGVRRRVVVKGAPEDLLTLSVGYLNSDQPAPRPLDAAARERITRLFAALSDAGYRVLGVAFRDVAPNHGQAAVADESALIFAGFAAFLDPPKPEAGETLAELARLGVEVKLVTGDNDRVTRHLCRQLGIPVRGVLNGAELAALDDHALAARVDKANLFCRVTPPQKSRIILALKQRGRVVGFLGDGINDAPPLHSADVSLSVDSAVDVAKEAADLILLDRDLRVLRDGVLEGRRTFGNIMKYILMGTSSNFGNMVSMAGASLWLPFLPMLPTQILLNNFLYDTSEVPIPLDRVDEEFLIRPRRWDMGFIFRFMVVLGPVSSLFDFLTFYLMLTVFRAHEALFHTGWFVESLATQVLVIFVIRTRRNPFRSRAHPGLLATAVAVVAVAAGLPFTPLAPYFGFEPLPAAFFAMLMGIVVVYLFLVELIKRWFFHRFMTFASS; translated from the coding sequence ATGCGTGTGAAAAGCCCACCGAGACTGGAACGGACGCGCGACTTCACGAGCCAATCCCTGGCCTGCGTGGTGTCTGATTTAGACGCGTCGACGGCCGGTTTGACCCAACTCGACGCCGAGCGCCGGCGCGGAGTTCACGGGCCCAATCTATTACAGCGGAAGGCCCGCCGCACGGCGCTGGTAGCCTTCCTGAGCCGGTTCCAGAACCCCTTGGTGTTGCTGCTAGTGACGGCCGGGACCGTGTCCGCCGTCGTCCACGAGGAAGCCAGTTTCGTCATCATCGGCGTGCTGGTGCTGGCCAGCGTGACTTTGGACTTCATCCAGGAATACCGTGCCGATCGGGCGGCGGAGCGGCTCCGCGCCTCCATCGCCGACACCGCTCGGGTGGTGCGGGACGGCAGGGTGGCGGAGCTTCCCGTGGCCGACCTGGTACCGGGCGATGTGGTGCTGCTTGCCGCCGGAGACCGCGTACCCGCGGACGGCCGCCTGCTGGAGGCGCGGGATTGTTTCGTGAACCAGGCCCTCCTGACCGGCGAGCCCTATCCGGTGGAGAAGTCGGTGGTCGAAGGTCCGACCGGTACCGACCCGGAAGCAGCCCGTGGGGCAGTCTTCATGGGCACCGCGGTGCTCAGCGGAACGGCCCGCCTGCTGGTGTGCCGGACCGGCAAGGCCACCCGTCTCGGACAGATTGCCGAGTCGCTGCACAGGAAGCCCCCGCCCACGGCGTTCGAGCAGGGTACCCGGCAGTTTGGCCTGCTGCTGATGCGCATCACCTTCCTGTTGGTGCTGTTCGTCCTGTTCGTCAACACCTTTTTCGGCCGGCCCTGGCTGGAGACATTCCTGTTCGCGATCGCGCTGGCGGTGGGGCTCACTCCAGAACTGCTGCCCATGGTGGTGTCGGTGACCTTGGCCCGTGGCGCTTTGCGCATGGCGGAAAAGCAGGTGATCGTCAAGCGCTTGGCCGCCATTCACGACCTTGGCAGCATGGATGTCCTGTGCACCGACAAGACCGGCACGCTCACCGAAGCCCGTATCCGTTTGGAAAAACATTTGGATGCCGAAGGTCGGGACAGTGCCCTGGTCCTGGAGCTGGCCTACCTCAACAGCTACTTCGAAACCGGACTGCGCAGCCCGTTAGACCAGGCGATCCTGGACCATCGGGAACTCTCCGTCGATGGCTGGCGGAAAATCGACGAGGTGCCGTTCGATTTCGAACGGCGCCGGGTGTCGGTGCTGGTGGATGACGGCGTCCGCCGGCGAGTGGTGGTCAAGGGGGCGCCGGAAGACCTCTTGACCTTATCGGTCGGCTACCTAAACTCCGATCAGCCCGCGCCCCGCCCCCTCGACGCGGCGGCCCGGGAGCGGATTACCCGCCTGTTCGCCGCGCTGAGCGATGCCGGCTATCGAGTGCTCGGCGTCGCTTTCCGGGACGTGGCGCCGAACCACGGGCAGGCCGCGGTCGCCGACGAAAGCGCATTGATTTTCGCCGGCTTCGCCGCTTTCCTGGATCCCCCTAAGCCGGAGGCCGGTGAGACCCTGGCGGAACTGGCCCGCCTGGGTGTCGAGGTCAAGCTGGTCACCGGCGACAACGACCGGGTCACCCGCCACCTCTGCCGCCAACTGGGCATCCCGGTGCGCGGAGTGCTGAACGGGGCGGAGCTTGCGGCCCTGGACGACCACGCCCTGGCCGCCCGGGTGGACAAGGCCAACCTGTTCTGCCGCGTCACGCCGCCCCAGAAGAGCCGCATCATCCTGGCCCTCAAGCAACGCGGCCGGGTGGTGGGCTTTCTGGGCGATGGCATCAACGACGCCCCGCCCCTACACAGCGCCGATGTCAGCCTGTCCGTGGACAGCGCGGTGGATGTGGCCAAGGAGGCCGCCGATCTGATTCTCCTGGATCGGGACCTGCGGGTATTGCGGGACGGCGTCTTGGAAGGCCGGCGCACCTTCGGCAACATCATGAAGTACATCCTGATGGGTACCAGCTCCAATTTCGGGAACATGGTTAGCATGGCCGGGGCTTCACTGTGGTTGCCGTTCCTGCCCATGCTGCCGACCCAGATCCTGCTCAACAACTTTCTCTACGACACCTCCGAAGTGCCGATTCCCCTGGACCGGGTGGACGAGGAATTCCTGATCCGCCCCCGCCGCTGGGACATGGGCTTCATCTTCCGCTTCATGGTGGTATTGGGGCCGGTCAGTTCGCTGTTCGACTTTCTCACCTTCTATCTCATGCTGACCGTATTTCGGGCCCACGAGGCCCTGTTCCATACCGGCTGGTTCGTGGAATCGCTGGCCACCCAGGTACTGGTAATCTTCGTCATCCGCACGCGACGCAATCCGTTCCGGAGCCGGGCCCATCCCGGGCTGCTGGCCACCGCCGTGGCGGTGGTGGCCGTGGCCGCCGGGCTTCCGTTCACGCCGCTCGCCCCGTATTTCGGGTTCGAGCCGCTGCCCGCGGCGTTCTTTGCCATGTTGATGGGGATCGTGGTCGTGTATCTGTTTCTGGTGGAACTGATCAAGCGTTGGTTCTTCCACCGCTTCATGACCTTCGCTTCGTCATAG
- a CDS encoding RNA-guided endonuclease InsQ/TnpB family protein: MERIRILSLKNISQRQAAVIRQGQMEAARAWTACRDLHLQARREGKPWPGRSEFHQATKGGRFALHSQTIQQVFRVFDAAVQAARETRRNGRAEIRYPYRDKRFFPLLWPAQAMGLEDTRIVLPMGRGRPSLVFRCPEWLLEKSACKVVWNGVHHELHITVSEAAAEQSTAAERRATVDLGQIHQAAVVTSTGEALVVSGRGMRSLKRLHSQQLGAIQKKRSRCQKGSRRWRKLGQARAKLTLRYLRRVRDLRHKGTRKVIEFCKAHGVETLFVGNPDGVRRNRCGRKHNQRMSQWAYGKDIEYLKQKSEQARIACFTGDERGTSSRCPECGHRHKPRGRDWRCPACGFRGHRDVVGAVNMHPPAFGQGVLFPTRLTYLRPGILRRSSRLDTGQSCPAESRNQALPRSDRRGSPPGTAHEPRVLARSSPASAG, from the coding sequence ATGGAGCGCATCCGCATCCTGTCCCTCAAAAACATTTCCCAGCGCCAGGCCGCCGTCATCCGGCAGGGCCAGATGGAGGCGGCGCGGGCGTGGACCGCGTGCCGCGACCTGCACCTCCAGGCGCGCCGGGAGGGCAAACCCTGGCCGGGGCGCTCTGAATTCCACCAGGCCACCAAGGGCGGTCGTTTCGCCCTGCACTCGCAGACCATCCAACAGGTGTTTCGCGTCTTCGACGCCGCCGTCCAGGCCGCCCGCGAAACCCGCCGCAACGGGCGGGCTGAGATCCGCTATCCCTACCGGGACAAGCGGTTTTTCCCGCTGCTGTGGCCGGCCCAGGCGATGGGCCTTGAGGACACGCGCATCGTGCTCCCCATGGGGCGGGGACGCCCCTCCCTGGTGTTCCGCTGCCCCGAATGGCTCCTGGAAAAAAGCGCCTGCAAGGTGGTCTGGAACGGGGTCCACCACGAACTGCACATCACCGTCAGCGAGGCCGCGGCGGAACAGTCTACTGCCGCGGAACGGCGCGCCACCGTGGACTTGGGACAGATTCATCAGGCCGCGGTGGTCACCAGCACTGGTGAGGCCCTGGTGGTCTCCGGGCGCGGGATGCGGTCCCTGAAGCGGCTGCACAGCCAGCAGCTCGGCGCGATCCAGAAGAAGCGCTCCCGCTGCCAAAAAGGCTCCCGGCGTTGGCGGAAGCTCGGCCAGGCCCGCGCCAAACTCACCCTGCGCTACCTTCGCCGGGTGCGGGACCTCCGCCACAAAGGGACCCGGAAGGTGATCGAATTCTGCAAGGCACACGGCGTCGAAACCCTGTTCGTCGGCAATCCGGACGGGGTGCGCCGCAACCGCTGCGGCCGGAAGCACAACCAGCGGATGAGCCAGTGGGCGTACGGCAAGGACATCGAGTACCTGAAGCAGAAATCCGAACAAGCCCGCATCGCGTGCTTCACCGGGGACGAGCGCGGCACGTCCAGCCGGTGTCCCGAGTGCGGCCATCGCCACAAGCCCAGAGGGCGGGATTGGCGGTGCCCGGCCTGCGGCTTCCGTGGCCACCGGGATGTAGTCGGCGCGGTCAACATGCACCCGCCGGCGTTTGGTCAGGGGGTGCTGTTTCCAACGCGCCTCACGTATCTACGGCCGGGGATTCTCCGGCGTAGTAGTCGCCTGGACACGGGCCAAAGTTGTCCAGCCGAATCGCGGAATCAAGCGCTGCCCCGGTCCGACCGGCGCGGGTCCCCTCCGGGGACAGCCCATGAACCGCGAGTCTTGGCTAGAAGCTCACCCGCTTCAGCGGGTTGA
- a CDS encoding type II toxin-antitoxin system VapC family toxin: MPGFVLDSSVALSWLLPDEPSGDSKTWLDRLVVEGGIVPNLWPPEVENALLTAQRRQRITREQRLKAIPALADLPIETDPETSERAWRETLQLADDHGLTLYDAAYLELAVRLDLPLATFDEQLKAAAQRLGLVPVK, encoded by the coding sequence ATGCCGGGATTTGTTTTGGATAGCTCGGTCGCACTATCCTGGCTGCTGCCGGATGAGCCGTCCGGAGACTCGAAAACCTGGCTGGATCGCCTCGTGGTCGAAGGCGGCATTGTGCCGAATCTGTGGCCCCCCGAAGTGGAAAATGCCCTGTTGACAGCTCAGCGCCGCCAGCGCATCACCCGCGAGCAGCGTCTTAAGGCTATACCAGCATTGGCAGACCTGCCAATTGAGACGGACCCCGAAACCTCAGAGCGCGCTTGGCGAGAAACCCTCCAACTCGCGGACGACCATGGGCTGACACTCTATGATGCGGCCTATCTGGAACTGGCAGTTCGTCTCGATCTACCGCTCGCCACGTTCGACGAGCAACTCAAAGCCGCCGCGCAACGGTTGGGCTTGGTGCCCGTGAAGTAA
- a CDS encoding type II toxin-antitoxin system Phd/YefM family antitoxin, which translates to MATTIGSFEAKTHLAHLLKRVEQGEEIVITRRGKPVARLVPAHTGHDVTSARAAADRLLALAQDMDLGRFDWAEWKGYRDEGRR; encoded by the coding sequence ATGGCTACGACCATTGGTTCATTCGAAGCTAAGACCCACTTGGCTCATCTGTTGAAACGCGTCGAACAAGGCGAGGAAATCGTGATTACCCGGCGCGGCAAGCCCGTGGCGCGTTTGGTTCCCGCTCATACGGGCCATGACGTCACTTCGGCACGGGCGGCGGCGGACCGCCTACTGGCTTTAGCCCAGGACATGGACCTCGGCCGTTTCGACTGGGCGGAATGGAAAGGCTATCGCGATGAAGGACGGCGTTAG
- the tnpB gene encoding IS66 family insertion sequence element accessory protein TnpB (TnpB, as the term is used for proteins encoded by IS66 family insertion elements, is considered an accessory protein, since TnpC, encoded by a neighboring gene, is a DDE family transposase.), with protein sequence MFFPEGAVRVQVYGRPVDLRKSFEGLYALTRHALKADPLSGDRYAFINRRGTQIKVLYWDRSGFCVWAKRLERGRFVSDWSKVRTREMDWTGLKLLLEGIEPARRKVRFQRPEPASKVR encoded by the coding sequence ATGTTCTTTCCGGAAGGCGCCGTCCGGGTTCAGGTGTACGGCCGCCCGGTGGATCTTCGAAAGTCCTTTGAAGGATTGTACGCGCTGACCCGTCACGCGCTGAAGGCCGACCCGCTGTCGGGCGATCGGTATGCCTTCATCAACCGGCGCGGGACGCAAATCAAGGTCCTGTACTGGGACCGGAGCGGCTTCTGCGTGTGGGCCAAGCGGCTCGAGCGGGGCCGGTTCGTGTCGGACTGGTCGAAGGTCAGGACCCGCGAGATGGATTGGACCGGACTCAAGCTATTGCTCGAGGGCATCGAACCGGCCCGCCGCAAGGTCCGGTTTCAGCGGCCCGAACCGGCGTCGAAAGTCCGGTAA
- a CDS encoding transposase, with protein MDDREDHPEYAASFIPSSTTFEHNSAYQAAIFNACEENKQRFAIGADLDAAVKAVIAEIPEVAWVKWRDAQIAETVHSMTKTQKAFRLIVVRRPQPGDLFDENAPRYRYTAVASNRMESAADILAWYAQRGETSENRIKELKLGFGMERMPCGQFSANAVFFRLGVLAYNLCQGFKRWALQKEWRRYQVQTLRWRLYQIAGKVVRHAGRVYLKVRAHVVELFESVRAQCWQLASGGET; from the coding sequence ATGGATGACCGCGAAGACCATCCAGAATACGCCGCCTCCTTCATCCCCTCATCCACAACTTTCGAGCATAACTCGGCCTATCAGGCGGCGATCTTCAACGCTTGTGAAGAGAACAAACAACGCTTTGCCATAGGCGCGGACTTGGATGCGGCGGTGAAAGCGGTGATCGCCGAGATTCCCGAGGTGGCCTGGGTCAAATGGCGGGATGCACAGATTGCCGAGACCGTGCACAGTATGACCAAGACCCAGAAGGCGTTCCGCCTGATCGTGGTGCGCCGTCCGCAACCAGGCGACCTGTTCGACGAAAACGCACCGCGGTACCGCTACACGGCGGTGGCCAGCAACCGCATGGAAAGCGCGGCCGACATCTTGGCGTGGTATGCGCAGCGGGGCGAAACCAGCGAGAACCGGATCAAGGAGCTCAAATTGGGTTTCGGCATGGAGCGGATGCCCTGTGGCCAATTCAGCGCCAATGCGGTGTTCTTCCGCTTAGGCGTATTGGCCTACAACCTGTGCCAGGGTTTTAAACGCTGGGCCTTACAAAAGGAATGGCGACGCTACCAGGTGCAGACCCTGCGTTGGCGCCTCTACCAGATCGCCGGCAAGGTGGTAAGGCATGCCGGTCGGGTTTATCTCAAAGTCCGCGCGCACGTCGTCGAGCTGTTCGAGTCGGTCCGGGCGCAGTGCTGGCAACTGGCTAGCGGAGGCGAAACCTAG
- a CDS encoding IS256 family transposase: MGEDKVIRLKSSGTPGAVEDPLTEVLREGARRLLVSAIEAEVESFLEQFREEKTTEGLNRMVRNGRLPSRTIQTGIGDIEVSVPRVRDRAGKVRFSSSILPPYLRRTKTVEGLLPWLYLKGISTGEFQEALTVLLGKDAPGLSASTISRLKEAWKDEHQRWSRCDLSNRHYVYLWVDGIHFGVRLEEAAQCILVVVGATPEGKKELVALSDGYRESEDSWRELLLGLRSRGLKIEPHLAIGDGALGFWKALPQVFGTTRRQRCWVHKTANILNKLPKSQQPKAKAALHEIWMAATRQEAEKAFDHFLSVYRPKYPKAVACLEKDRDALLTFYDFPAEHWIHLRTTNPIESTFATVRLRTAKTRGCVSRETILAMVFMLVKSAERHWRKLNGIPRLAEVIQGISFKDGVREDVEKAAA, from the coding sequence ATGGGTGAAGATAAAGTCATTCGGTTGAAGAGTTCAGGGACACCGGGAGCCGTGGAGGATCCCTTGACCGAGGTGTTGCGGGAAGGAGCCCGGCGGTTGCTGGTGTCGGCCATCGAAGCGGAAGTAGAGTCGTTCCTCGAACAGTTTCGGGAGGAGAAGACGACCGAGGGGTTGAACCGCATGGTCCGCAATGGTCGCCTGCCGAGCCGAACGATCCAGACCGGCATCGGCGACATCGAGGTGTCGGTGCCCCGAGTCCGCGATCGGGCAGGGAAGGTCCGCTTCAGCTCGTCGATTCTGCCGCCGTACCTCAGGCGGACGAAGACGGTGGAGGGGTTGCTGCCCTGGCTGTATCTGAAGGGCATTTCGACGGGAGAGTTTCAGGAAGCCTTGACGGTGCTGTTGGGCAAGGACGCGCCGGGCTTGTCGGCCAGTACGATCAGCCGCTTGAAAGAGGCGTGGAAGGACGAGCATCAGCGCTGGTCGCGGTGTGATCTGTCAAACCGGCACTATGTGTACCTGTGGGTGGATGGTATCCATTTCGGGGTGCGGCTGGAGGAGGCGGCGCAATGCATTCTGGTGGTGGTCGGGGCGACGCCGGAAGGCAAGAAGGAACTGGTTGCCTTGTCCGATGGCTATCGGGAAAGCGAGGACTCCTGGCGGGAATTGCTGCTAGGGCTGAGGTCCCGGGGGCTGAAGATCGAGCCCCATCTGGCGATCGGCGATGGCGCCTTGGGCTTTTGGAAAGCCCTGCCGCAGGTGTTCGGCACGACCCGGCGTCAGCGCTGCTGGGTGCACAAGACGGCCAACATCCTGAACAAGCTGCCCAAGAGCCAGCAGCCCAAGGCGAAAGCCGCATTACATGAAATCTGGATGGCGGCGACCCGGCAGGAGGCGGAGAAAGCGTTCGATCATTTTCTAAGCGTGTACCGGCCCAAGTATCCCAAAGCCGTGGCATGCCTGGAGAAGGACCGTGATGCGCTGCTGACTTTCTACGATTTCCCGGCCGAGCATTGGATTCACCTGAGGACCACCAACCCCATCGAATCCACCTTCGCCACGGTCCGGCTCAGAACCGCCAAGACGCGGGGCTGCGTGTCCCGCGAGACTATCCTGGCGATGGTATTTATGCTGGTCAAGAGCGCTGAGCGGCACTGGCGGAAATTAAACGGAATCCCTCGCCTGGCCGAAGTCATCCAGGGAATATCGTTCAAGGATGGGGTACGGGAGGACGTCGAGAAAGCCGCCGCCTGA
- a CDS encoding transposase — translation MLSQTVLPFKLESTSDTLTAQAGLVLFGEYLHAMGVPGHFDRELPGPSNPVGYRPSAYGVPLVLMLQGGGRSLEDLRMLRADEGLRSVLNLTVLPSSDAVGDWLRRMGAGEGLDSLSRVQRRLLRKLLRKEDRSEYTLDIDATQIVAEKETAKWTYQGEKGYMPLVGTLAENGLIVGEQFREGNAAPAVGNLEFIRYCEQQLPEGQRIVAVRADSAAYRRYAQLLCTGTRSGGGFLDVLPYPILERYSLDDFGQARDSV, via the coding sequence ATGTTGTCACAGACGGTTCTGCCGTTCAAGTTGGAGTCGACGTCAGACACCCTGACGGCGCAAGCGGGACTGGTGTTGTTCGGCGAGTACCTGCATGCCATGGGTGTGCCGGGTCATTTCGATCGGGAGTTGCCTGGACCTTCGAATCCCGTGGGCTACCGGCCGTCGGCCTATGGGGTGCCGCTGGTGTTGATGCTGCAGGGCGGTGGACGTTCGCTGGAGGACTTGCGGATGCTGCGGGCGGATGAAGGGTTACGGAGCGTGCTGAACCTGACCGTGCTGCCGAGTAGTGATGCGGTGGGTGATTGGTTGCGGCGGATGGGGGCTGGCGAGGGCTTGGACAGTTTGTCGCGGGTGCAGCGTCGGCTGCTGCGCAAACTGCTGAGGAAAGAAGACCGGTCCGAGTACACCCTGGACATCGATGCGACCCAGATCGTGGCCGAGAAAGAGACAGCGAAGTGGACCTACCAGGGAGAGAAAGGCTATATGCCCTTGGTCGGTACCTTGGCGGAAAATGGCCTGATTGTTGGGGAACAATTTCGCGAAGGCAACGCGGCGCCGGCGGTGGGCAATCTGGAATTCATTCGCTATTGCGAACAGCAGCTTCCGGAAGGCCAGCGGATCGTAGCTGTGCGAGCCGACAGCGCGGCCTATCGGAGATATGCGCAATTGTTGTGTACGGGAACCAGATCAGGCGGCGGCTTTCTCGACGTCCTCCCGTACCCCATCCTTGAACGATATTCCCTGGATGACTTCGGCCAGGCGAGGGATTCCGTTTAA